The DNA region CAGCTTACCAGGCAAGGTACCCTACGTGAAACTGCTCGCTCTGGGTCACCGCCAGCACGGCTCGCTTCCCCTCTCACTCTCGATGTCGATGATAACACACACGGCCGTATCAGTGTACGTCACCCTCAGTGTTCCGGGTGTATATATACACCGGTCCGGGGACTCGGAAGAAACGTGAATCCAGCAGAGGATTTGTCTGTCACCCGCACCGTaccccttcctcctccctcgTCGTCGACGCGATCAGATCGAGCTTCGGCTCATCAGCAACTGCCACTACTGCTCCGGCCGGCGACTGCTGGTACGTCGGAGAGAGAAGATGAGCTTCCTTGCGCTTGCCCCTAGCAGCAGCAGGTTAGCAGATGACGATTCTTCCTGATCTATCTCCGATCCATCTTTGTCCGAGTCGATTCTGACGTCAAGCGCTCGATCTTTCTCGATCTCTTGGCTGACGCGTCCTCCGGCGATGGATCGCACTTGCAGGATCCAGAGGACCTTGAGGCAAAAGAAGAGCGCACCGTCTGGGAACAAGGTCTGTACTCGCTTGAACTGTAAACGCATGCCGCACGAGAATTATTTCTGAATTCTCTCTTATCGTATGTCGTGACTCGTGAGTTCGAGCTTTATTTCTCCGAATTCGAACGCACACTTGCCTAGCTATGTGTTCCCCAGAATTTGATTTTGGTCAGGCATGCATTTTTTTAGAAGGATGTGTAAGCAGTTTCTGAATGTTGATCTAGGGTCAATGCAAGTGATGATATTTTGCCTGCTGTTGATTGTTTACCCGTATATGTTTGCTTCACTAGTTTATCAGCACCGCTAGCTATCTCCCTCCCCAACAAAGCTCGCGATCTACGAGTGGGAGAAATTAGCTATTGACTCAACTCGGTCTAAACACTGGTGAGAATTAGTTGGAGATGCAACCCACAGTTCCAGATGGCCTTTTCACTAGCAACTGAAACGGTGCAgcttttcttttatttctttgcCTTTTGTCTTGTCAGGCAGGGGTTGTTTTCTTTGAAACGCATGTAGATGTAGGTTTCTTGCAACGCCAAAACTCTCTCAGCAAAGCTAGCAAAAAGAGTTATGAAAAAAAACAACGAGGCTCTGGAACTTAGCTGCATCACGTTATTTTCTCACAACTATAGTAGTATGTGCTGTGCATCTCTATCTGTCTGTATGCTCGATTCTTATAGTATAATAACCTGAAAGTTTGGGATTCTTTCCAGGGTATTCAGTTGAAGAGGTACATTGACAAGACTCTCGGCGAGGGTGACCTGCGAGAGGCTGTCCGTCTGCCCATCGGGGAGGACCTCAACGAGTGGCTGGCTGTCAACAGTAAATTCTAGATCCTCAATTTCAGTTCTTAATCTAGCTACCATGCAAAGAAATTCAGAACCCTAGCCATTTTGTGTTTTCACAGTAAGATTAGGAGCAAGCCATGACTCTTGTAGTCTTGTTCAGCGCTTTAGTCTTGTAGTCTTGTTCAGCGCTTTACTTAATATAACCTGACAGTTTTGTGGTAGTGTATATATGTACTAGTACTACTAACTTGCAGTGTTTATGTTGTGATGGCAGCTGTTGACTTCTTCAACAATGTGAACATGCTATACAGCACCCTGATGGAGGTCTGCACGCCAGCTACCTGCCCGACCATGTCGGCTGGACCAAAGTACACTATCtttcttcttattcttcttcgTACCCACAAAAGCAATCGTCAGCAGACAGATAATCATACAAGGATCTGTCAGACTGTCATACAAGGAAGTGTCACACTTCAAACTGTCTGACGAAAATGAAATCTCCACAGGTATGAGTACAGGTGGGCTGATGGAGTCAAGGTCAAGAGGCCTGTCGCGGTGTCTGCACCAAAGTACGTGGAGTACCTAATGGACTGGATAGAGGCCCATCTGGATGATGCAGACATATTCCCTCAACATTTTGGTAACTTGCTCGTTCATTGTAAAACACACAGTACAACACTGGAAACTGCACATTGATTTGGGTCATTACAGTCTGAGATCATGTATTTTTGTTGAAAATTGTGATGCCAACAGGGGCTCCTTTCCCTCCCAACTTCCGTGATGTCGTCAAGACGATCCTGAAGCGCCTCTTCAGGGTGTACGCGCACATCTACCACTCGCATTTTCAGATGATTATGAACCTCGAGGAAGTGAAGCATCTCAATACTTGCTTCAAGCACTTCACTTTCTTCACAATGGTAAATTCTCTACTATCCACCTGAAATTATTACAGTTTCCAGGTGTCCTTTTTTGTGACATTTTCAGTTGTCATGCACCATTCAGCGCGTAAATATTTGTTAGAGGGACACTAACATTCGATTTGTTGCTTACAAAGATGAAAGAACATTCGTTTTGTCGCATGACTTCCCTACAAGAATGACCTTCGTTCTGTCCAACAGTAGCTAGACTAAACATGATCTCGATAAACATTCGTTCATCCGTCCTGATATATAATAAGTGGATTCTTTAGTTCGGAGTTGATTCGTCCTGATTATTGCTGTGATTCAGTTATGCAATACTTGTGAAAATCTTCATCTGAAAATAACCGCAATCATGTGAAATGTTGTTACTGGAAACTAATGTAACTTTTTTTTGTCCGGCAGGAATTCCAGCTGATCGACAAGGAAGAGCTGGCTCCCCTCAACGAGTTGATCGAACCCATAATGTGTGGGCGATGAACCAGAGAGAGGGAAGAGGGAGAGAAACTTTGATGAGACCAAGTGCTGAGAGAGTTATACTCTCCCGTTTAATCTGATCACCCGGATGTAACATCTCCATTTACATTTTGGAACTTGTTTGGTTAAAATGGGGGGTGTTGTTAGTTTGATCCATATCAGTATCACCTGGGTGCCTCGGTTCTGCTTATTGCTAGGTGCTGCTGCGCTAACTAAAGGGGATCTCCTTTGATCATATATAGTTTCAGACGACGTCAGTTCCGACCAGATTCTGACCGTTGTGCTAACGGCGGTTTAGAGCGGAATTTTGCCCAAATTTGGATTAGCAATAAGCTGGCTAGCGGCAGCTACCCGTAGGTTGTACCATTTCATGTGGCAACCAAACTTTTTTGTTCGCTAGACAACTTCCGATCATTTGTCGATGAACAAGTAACTATTAGCGCAGTTAGCAGTCGAGGTTGGTTAATCCAAACATTGGTAGGTGTGGTTAAGAGCCTCGAATTTTAGCACAGAATCTAAGGACCGGGGTCTAAAAGGACTGGACTCTAATTTTATACAATTTTAATCTTATAcaattttaaactaaaaatatataagaGTCAAGTTGGATTACGAAGAGAGCACTAATGTCATGATCCGTTACTGCCCTTGGAAATGGACGGTGTTACCAGGATATGCGTCGGTTGATAGACACTGACTGATACACAAAGTCACAAACCCACTGGTCATGAAAGATCTGATGCACTGACTGATACATAAAGTCACAAAACCACTGGTCATGAAAGATCTCATGATTTTAGATGCAGGAGTGGTTTCAACTAGAAATATAATGCGCCTTGGCGCGCCTTCATAGTTTGTCACTTTGCGGCACCTTGTTCGGGTTGATCATATAGTTCTAGCCGACATGTGTACCGGTGTTTCCAACCGCTTCTTCTGTACCAAATTCTCAAGTGTTTGATGGAGATCTCCATGATTGTCGTATCGAGTGTGCCAAGCCCACTGTTTGTCCGTCTTCAACAGCAAGGTACATAATCAGATACAACTTGTGCCCCTTTAAGAACATAGCCCCAGTAGGTTATAATTATAATTTCGGTGATTGTACGATAATATAATTAACGGGACTAACGAGTTTGTAAGCTCAAATTTGTAGAATTTCTAATCCTatggatggagtccaatccATATATAAAATAGTCCAAATCGCAGTCAAGACATCCAAGTTGAAGTGAAAAATCAGAAATTTGGACTGTATTTGAGATGTCCAAATGACCGCAGCGATGATTTGGATAAAACTCAACATGAATACATGCGTCGGTTGAACTGACGGCATCAAAAATGAACTGAGCGGTGCATTGGTGAATTGCTATGTGACCAAGTCAGTAGCACCGGTGAACCAACGCTATAAGAAGGGAGGTGTCGGTGCAATGAGGAGATGATATGGCAATCAAGTAAAGAAATAACAGaggcaccggttaaaccgatggtgcAAAAGAAGGTGTCGGTGCATTGATAGTTTACTGATACAGAAGCGTTTGGAGTTGGAGAAGCCCGAAGGTCTTcagcaccggttaaaccgacattCGCGTGTCGGTGCAATGATGTCAGCAGAAGATGACAGTCGGAGTTCAACGGCTAACAGGCAGGATCAgtgtgaccggttaaaccgacggggCAACCAGTTTATCCAACGATTTATGCTTTTCTGAGTGAAACCAAGCGCTgcctctagcctatataaggcctCAATCCAGATCATTTGAGGCTGCTAGAGTTCGAAACAAGTTATAGAAATTTTGCTGAAGTTCTCCAAGCCAATCAAAGATCTCATTCTTAGATTTAGCACAAGCTCGGTGAGTGACAGTGCTAGGCTAGTTACAGAGAGAGTGTGAGAGTAAGGTGATGTGACCTTGtgctggttcttgagtgaacctcTCAAGCTTGTACCTCGGTGTGCTGGCCTCTTGGAGTGTTCGTGGCTCGTCGTTAATGTCTTCgaccctccggcttggtgtgAAGCGACGACGGCGGCTTTGGGTGGGGATGAGGAGACCCCTCCTTCGTGGGAAGCTCTGTAGTGAAGGCAGCATAAAGGTGACTAGGGATTTGGCGTGAACCATAGTGGCCGAGCCTTCGTGGCAAGTCAAGAAGAGTTCCGAAAGAGACTTAGAGACCGGGAAGCAATACTCTTTGTAAGTGCTTCAACAGCGTAGACTAGGGATGGATTAGTGTAGTATTTTGTTAGGATTGACTATATATTGCAAAACTTATTTTGGGATGAGGTTTTCACACTGGATGAATCgtagttgcacatctagatagcatattctagattatatttttattttgtGCAAACTAGTTTGAACCATAGGTTAGAGTTTTTAGAATTGACTAATTCACCCCTCCTCTTCTTAGGCTACAAGCATTGATTCGTTTCGGTCTTTAGAGATGACCTATATCTAAGAATGTGATCTTGCAAATATATGTTGCTTACCTTTTAAATGCGTTGTCTGTATATTTGTTGTAAATGCTGATATATATAACTGTCTAATCAACTATGCTCAACTTCTCGGTATTGGCGCGTTTGCAGAATTGTCGGCTGCTACAGGTTGACAAAATTCATTTCATACATGTATCACGTTTCTTAAGCCGCGACAAATAAATTGAAGTGCATTTTCAACCGCTTAGTGATGTGTGGAAGAAACTGAAAACGATGTTGTTTGGCTCTTAAATACTTTCGCCCTGAAAACTTGTTATAAACGCCATTGCAACCGTCTTATCGTCGACTATCTGCCCTGTTACCACACTTGTCACATTGCTATCGGTCTGTTTCGTAAAATTGGTGTTCGCAGCTGCTATCAATAGACCCAAATTCTTTCCTTCTTTTCGTGTTCTTTTGCAGAACGCGCGGAAAGTACTTAAATGTCGTATTGTAAGGATGTCACGTCCTTTTTCTGCTACCGGTTCAAATGGTTACCATTACGATGTTGTAATACGCATGGTATTGTATTTGCAGGTCATGTCACGTCCTTTTTCTGAACTTGGACGAACCATTTGGATTTACAATCCTGCTGCCTTTTAATGAATTCTGCATGAACCATGTGAGAGAAAAAGGGGACCGTTGGGCTGGTAGGTTGGGCCTCAGTTTGGCCCAAGTCTGGAAGAGCGGAGCGGCTGAACGAAATCCGGGCCAGATGTGCACAGGCCCAACCTACCAGAGATATTTGTACAGGCCACCCTCACTCTTCGCAGGCTTCAGCGTCAGCACACCGGTCACCACAGTGCACCGGCTGCGCTGGAGATATTTGGGTGCGAAAAAAAGATCGGGCGGTGCCAACGTTAGTATCCCACCTTTCCGACGGCGCTTTTTCCTTTTGGGTGGATTTTTGACGACGCGTTTGGCAAAAGTGCTTTTGCTTTTTCCCTGATAAGCGCTCGCTGTCCCGCGGCGGGGTGGATTCCTCGGGAACGGACAACCGCAAGAGGTCAGGTGCTACGCCCGCGGCGCCCTCGCTGTTCGGATGGATGGCTGCGGCGACGACCGGCGAGGGCTGACTGCGCGCGGCCCCCGGCGTCCTTATCCACGGCCACGACGCGCCAAACGAGCTGGGTGAGGATCATAGGCCAGCTACCCCCCCGCCTGTCCTGGCATTCTTTTTCTCCTCCTCTCGGCTGGAGAAACACGGCACGGCGCCAACAGACACAGCAGCACCCGGTTTCGCTTCCTTCCTGCTCTTTGTTATGTCCTGATGGCACAAGTTGCGAATAACGTAATGAGGAATGGATCTATGGTAGGTGTCCGGTGATCGATGGTGCGTTTTTGTTTAGCTTCGGGACGTGGAGGCGCGCAGCAGAGCAGGGCCGTCCCGTGCCGCACCCTAGACGACCAGCCCATCGTCGAGTCCATCGAGCACGCCGGCGGGACCCCGCCGGCAGTGACTGCCCATCCAGTCCATGCCTCCTCTTCCAGTGATCCGATCCGACTGGGATGGGGTCTCCCAGATAAGCGCGCGCCTTTATCTACCCACTCTCTCTTCCTCCGCCTCTGCCTGCTCCTATCCATTCGCCTTCCTCTGccccccgccccgcgccgctgtCTCGCTCTCCTCACTCCTCTCCGGGATTCCACCCCGCGCCTTCGCCTTCCCTCCCcgacccggccgccgccgcgggaccAGGACCTTCGCCAGGCGCCCGCGCCGAAGAGGAGCCGCCGCCACCAAGGTAGCAACCCCCCTGCACCGTCAGCCTTACTTCACTGCACAATAATAGCCCAACCGTGATTCCCTCCTCCCCTCTATCACTTCCCCATCTTGggtgtgcgtgcgtgcgtgcgacTTTTCGTGCTGGTTGCCTATGCTCGGGTTGGGTTCGGGGTGTGGCTTCTCTAGCATCTGCTCACGGATCCCCGATCCTTGCAGTTGCAGCACAGGGTTTTACACAAGAGAGAGACGGAGCGAAAAAAAAAAGGTGTGTGTGTTTTTTTAATCTCTCCTAAGTTCCCTTGAGCCCGACCCGTATGGAATCGTGTCCATGAATCGATTGGGTTCTTAATAAGCAAGAGGCATCGAGTCATGGCGGTGTGGAGCCCTGCAGCTGCTACCTACTCCACAGTCCACCGTCTCGATCATCATCCGGGGCCCCGTCCTTATCCACCCCCAACTAACTGGAATTCACTTGCAACCTGCTGCTTTTAGGTGCAGCAGCACTTACGATGATAAGCACAAGAGAACTTTTCGATGAAAGAGCACTGCACATTAGGCTCAAATCTAAACTGCCACGGCGAGGATGTTTTCATGGGGTTTTTTTTACTTCTACTCTCCAATTTTGCAGGCAACCCGTATCTGGTTCTGTTTTTTTTTATATACAAGACatggttttttttttcttcagcCTGTCAAGATGTTTGTATGCTTGTTACAAATCTTCTGTCTCTCAAACTTGATGTTTCAT from Panicum hallii strain FIL2 chromosome 9, PHallii_v3.1, whole genome shotgun sequence includes:
- the LOC112873260 gene encoding MOB kinase activator-like 1A, with protein sequence MDRTCRIQRTLRQKKSAPSGNKGIQLKRYIDKTLGEGDLREAVRLPIGEDLNEWLAVNTVDFFNNVNMLYSTLMEVCTPATCPTMSAGPKYEYRWADGVKVKRPVAVSAPKYVEYLMDWIEAHLDDADIFPQHFGAPFPPNFRDVVKTILKRLFRVYAHIYHSHFQMIMNLEEVKHLNTCFKHFTFFTMEFQLIDKEELAPLNELIEPIMCGR